GGGTGGCTATCCGCACCTCGTGGGTGCCCGCCGGCGTGTCGATCGCGGCCGCCTCGTGTACCGCCGCCCGGACGCGCTCGCGCCACGACTCGACTGCGGCCTCGTGGCGAGCTCGGTGGCGCTCGGGCGTGTATGTCCGTTCCGGACTGGACCGGAGTTCGTCCTCGGTGTCGTCGGGCGAGGGAAACGCCGGTACGGTCCCGAGGAACCGTTCCGGCGGAACGTGTAACGGCTGTGGGTCCTCGTACTCGCTTTCGGCTCCGTCGAGATGGAGACGGGCCCGCATCCGACCGCTGAACGGCGGCGTCACGCGGAGGACGGCCCCTGCGTCGCGTCGCTCGTTCGCCTCGATGGCGGTCACGATGTCGTCGGTCGTCACCGCGAGTGCGCGGATGATCGTCGGGTCGTCTGACTCCACACCCGAATACGGGTCGCCGTCGGCATCAGCGTGTCGACATCGGACGACCGCGAGTCCGGCGGCCGATACCCGATCAGAGTCCGGGTTCGAACTCGATGAACCGCTCGCGCCACGACTCGGGGATCTCGCGCGGTTCGCCTCCGGCGACCGCGACGATCGTCCCGTCGGCGGTCGCCGCCGGGTCCCCGTCGTCACCGGCGAACACGCGCGATCGCATCCGAAAGCTCGTCTCGCCGACCTCGGTGACGCCACAGGCGACCCGGATCGTTCCGTCCTCGAGCGTCAGCGGGCGGGCGAACTCGACCGACTGGCTCGCGAGTACCATCTCCCGTTCCTCCCACGGGACGTCCAACACGCGGTCGAAGTACCGGAGCCTGGCCTGCTCGAGATACGTCGCGTACACCGCGTTGTTGACGTGCCCGAGGGTGTCGAGGTCGCGAAACCGGACCTGGAGTTCGGTCTCGAACGGAAGTTCCATGCCGAACCGTCGGCGAGCGCCTCAAAATCGGTTTCGTTTCGCACGCCGGCCACGTCGGCGATGCGTCTTCGAGGTCCGTCGTGACCGTGTCGTCGAAAATGCAGTGCCCGGGGAGGGCTCCGAACCCTCGATCTCCGCATGTCCCAGGAACGAGGCGCAGGCAGCGCCTCGGGACATCGCGGCTACCGCCTCGTACCCTATGAGTGCGGCGCTATGTCCAGCTAAGCCACCCGGGCTCGTATATCGATTGCTCGCTGTTTCCCTTCAACTTTCCTATCTCCCTCTGCTGATTCGGAATGTCACCGACCCGCACGATCACACCCTTTTATGCTGTGGTGCGGGCACACCACTGGTATGAGCGAACTGCCCGACCTGCTCTCGGAGACCATCGGCGACGCGGCGATCATCGACACCGTCGACGTCGGTGGCGGGGACGCCATCACCGTGACGCCCGAACGGACGCACCTCTACCGTTCGGAGGGGCTGTTGCGGGACGAATCCGTCGAGACGTTCGAGCACGCCGTCGAACGGCTCTCGGTTCGAACGAAACGTCGAAAGAGTTCGATCGAGCTCGTGACGATGGAGAGCCAGACGAGTTTCACTGTCCCCTCCGACGTCGCGGACTCCGTTGTCGAGGCGATGATGGAGGGTATTCTCCTGACCACCGGTGCCGTGACGCCCGAGGAGGAGCTATCGGCGCTGTTCCGGTTCAGCGAACTCACAGTCGTCGTCACCGACCGGCGGCTCTTCGAACACGTCGGAAGCGCCGTCTGGGACGGGGAGTTCGAGACCGTCGAGTACGCCGAGTTGACCGGCCTCGACTTCGAGCGCGGCAGCGTGGCGACGCAGGTCGTCCTCGAGACCGAGGACCGCCGCCGTCGGGTGAAGGTGCCGAACGAACACGCTGGGACCGTCCGCCAGCGGATCGAGGCGGCGGTCCTCGCGTTTCACGACGTCGCCTCTATCGAGGCGTTTCGAGCGAAACACGCCGAGCCGGAACAGGGGGATGGACGGGCTAATCGCTCGGCAGCGGCCATCGGCGACGCCGAACGAACCGAGGCCAACGGCGCCGACGCGGAGGGGGATCGCGACCCGACCGACGGACGCAGCGCCGTCTCCACCAGCCGGTCGCTCCCCGCCGACCAAGACCCATCGGGGGCGGTGTACCGGCGCGATGCGGAGACCGACGCGGCTCGCGAGGACCCGAAGACACAGAGCACAGCCGACGACCGGGGAACGAACCCGACGGACGAGATCGACGCCCTTTCGGAGCGCGTCGAGGCGCTCTCGGAACAGGTCGAACGACAGACCGAACTCATAGAAACCCAACAGGACCTCCTCGAACGACTCGTCGACGAGCTCCGGCGCGGCCGGTGAACGGACCGTCGGAACCTCTACCGCGGCCGGCGAACGGACCGTCGGAACCCCTACCGCGGCCGGCGAACGAACCGTCGGAACCTCCGGCGAGTCGCTCCCGGCAGATCACTCCCGGCCAGTCACTTTTCGGATACAGGAGGAGCCGAAGGGGCCGTGCTCGCCGGCCTCGAGTTGCATAAAGTACCCCGTCGAGATCGACGCGCCGCAGCGACGACACTCGAAGTCGCCCTTCCGAGAGATGACCTCGCTATCGAAGCTGAGAAACCGCCCCGAGACCGGCGTGACTGTCTCGCCATCGCGACGGATGTGTCCGCGGCGTTCGGCCGTCTCGAGGATCGCTCGCGTCGTCTCCGGGTGCGTACTCACCGTCTCGATCCGGTCGATGACGTCCGGAAGCGACAGTTCGGCGTCCTCGAGGCGGGCGAGCAACTGCACGCCGAGTTCGACTGGGTCGTCCTCTCTCGCCACACGCCGAGTACGTCGCGGGTGCTCTTATCAGCACGGATCGATACCGGCCGGGGCGGCACGCGATTCGGCGACAGTGCCCGCGACGCCCTGTGTATCGGCCTCCTGGGACCACAAGACGTTTGTCGCCACGGACGAGTCCTTTTCGCGTGCATCGTGCGACCGTCCGACAGCTGCTCGGCCTCGGGATCCTCGGTTCCATCGCGGCGGCCGCCGCGCTCTCCGTCTCCCCCGAAGTGCTCCTCGGCGAGATGGACGCCCTCGCCGGTCGCCCCGCGTTGTTCGCGGTCGTCCTTTTCGCCCTGTATCTCGCCCGGCCGCTGCTCGCGTGGCCCATCAGCGCACTGTCCGTCCTCTTAGGGTACCTGTTCGGTCCCGCGGCGATCCCAGTCGCGCTCGCGGGAGCCGTCGTCACGACGCTGCCGGCGTACCTGCTCGCGCGCCGGCTCGGCCACGACGCCGGGCTGTTGGCGCGGGTCGGCGACGCCGGGGCGGTGGTCAAGCGAACGACGGGGAACCTCCGGGGCGTGGTCGCCGTCAGGCTCGCGCCGCTGCCGACCGATCCTGTCTCCTACGCCGCCGGGCTCGCCGGGGTCCCGCTCCGCCCGTACGCCCTCGGGACCGCGCTGGGCGAGGCACCCTGGGTCGGAACGGCGGTGCTGCTCGGTGCCTCGATGGGGCAACTCGCCGCGACCGGTCCCGCCGCGAGCCCGCTCGTTCTCGGAACGGCCGCCGCACTCGCGCTCTTGGTAGCGCTGTCGCGGCCCGCCTACCGACGGCTCTCGGGTGAGACGGCCGGAATCAGATAACTCACCTCTGGTATTCAATTAAAACGTGAACGGATCGCTGCAATCGACGACGACACCGTGTTGTGGGCAGACGTACTTGCAGTGGCGTTTGTACATCTGCGCGTCACACATCGGACACGGTCGCCCGCCCGCTTCGTCGTCCATACGGGTACTGTGAGCGAGGCGGTCAAAAATCATCGGGCGGAAAAGCACCGAGCCGAACCGGTGTCCACGCCCCGGCTCCACATTACGCTACCGGCTCAACACTCCGACCAGCCGCAGCTCTCACAGGTCTTGCAGCCCTCCGAGTAGTACAGCGTCATGCTCCCACAGTCGGGGCATTCGGGTGATTCGCCCGCGTCGATGAGCGACCGTGCCGTGTCGGTGTCGTCGTTCGGCGACGCCGGCGAGCCCGTCCGTTCGCTCGCTCCCGGGTCCGCGACCGAACCGCCGTCGGTCTCGGGTGGCGTCACGGAGCTATCGTCGACCGGCCGTCCGGTGTCCCCCGACCGGCTGGCATCGGCGATCTCCGTGAGGTTCTGCTGTTGGGGGTAGGCCTTGTCGACCTCGCCGTCGAGGTAGCGACGCATCGCCGTCCCGATCGCGTCCGGGATCGAGTTGATCTGTTCGCCCTTGTCCCAAGCGACTTTCGGCGACCGGATGCCTTGGAGTTCGTCGGCGATCTCCCGGGGATCGACGCCCGAGCGAAGCGCCGTCGAGATCGTCTTCGCCAGCGCCTCGGTGAACGAGGCGGTGAACCCACCGGAGTTGCCGATGTTCGCGAACAGCTCGAACGGGCGGCCGTCTTCGGGGTTCTCGTTGATGTTGACGTAGAGCTTCCCGTAGCCCGTGTCGATCCGCTGGGTGACGCCGTGAAGCACGTCGGGGCGGGCTTGCTTCGTGCCGAGTTTGGGCGAGACGTCGAACAACTCGCGGACGTCGGACTCGAGGACCGCCGCGACTTCCTCGCTGTCGAGGAAGCCCTCGATGCCGCCGAAGATCTCCTCGATGTTCTCGACGATCGCCTCGGCGGCCTCGGCCTCGTCGGCGAAGTCGGTGTTTTTCGCCCGCGTGGTGAGCACCTGCTTCGACCGGGTGCCGTCGCGGTAGTAGGTGACCCCCTTGCCGCCGTGGTCGTAAATGTACTCGAAGACCTCCTTTGCGTCCTCCAGCGTCGAATCGTTGGGCGCGTTGACTGTCTTCGAGATCGCCGAATCGACGCCCTCCTGACAGGCGACCTGAACGCCCGCGTGGTCCTTCGCCGAGAGGGCCCCCGTCGTCACGAACAACTCGCCGATCGCGCCGGGGACCGTCGAGAGGCCGTCGATGCCGTCGAACTCGTTTTCGGCCATCTGCTCTTGGGCCTCCCGCTTGACCGCCTCGACGTCGAGGCCGTTCTCCTCTAGGACGCGGAGGAAGTAGTCGTCGAACTCGACGAGCATCTCGTCGCCCTGGACGTCGTCGGAGACGTTCTTGTAGAAGGCGACGTTGTAGATCGGCTCGCAGCCGCCAGTGGTGTTGCCGATCATCGAGGTCGTCCCGGTCGGCGCGATTGTCGTCGTGTTGTGGTTCCGCATCGCGAAGCCATCGGCGTACTCGTCGGCGTCGAGACCGGTCTGTTTCTCGAACCACTCGCGGTACTCG
The genomic region above belongs to Natronomonas moolapensis 8.8.11 and contains:
- a CDS encoding TVP38/TMEM64 family protein; translated protein: MHRATVRQLLGLGILGSIAAAAALSVSPEVLLGEMDALAGRPALFAVVLFALYLARPLLAWPISALSVLLGYLFGPAAIPVALAGAVVTTLPAYLLARRLGHDAGLLARVGDAGAVVKRTTGNLRGVVAVRLAPLPTDPVSYAAGLAGVPLRPYALGTALGEAPWVGTAVLLGASMGQLAATGPAASPLVLGTAAALALLVALSRPAYRRLSGETAGIR
- a CDS encoding HVO_2523 family zinc finger protein, translating into MDDEAGGRPCPMCDAQMYKRHCKYVCPQHGVVVDCSDPFTF
- a CDS encoding DUF7115 domain-containing protein, which gives rise to MSELPDLLSETIGDAAIIDTVDVGGGDAITVTPERTHLYRSEGLLRDESVETFEHAVERLSVRTKRRKSSIELVTMESQTSFTVPSDVADSVVEAMMEGILLTTGAVTPEEELSALFRFSELTVVVTDRRLFEHVGSAVWDGEFETVEYAELTGLDFERGSVATQVVLETEDRRRRVKVPNEHAGTVRQRIEAAVLAFHDVASIEAFRAKHAEPEQGDGRANRSAAAIGDAERTEANGADAEGDRDPTDGRSAVSTSRSLPADQDPSGAVYRRDAETDAAREDPKTQSTADDRGTNPTDEIDALSERVEALSEQVERQTELIETQQDLLERLVDELRRGR
- a CDS encoding acyl-CoA thioesterase; its protein translation is MELPFETELQVRFRDLDTLGHVNNAVYATYLEQARLRYFDRVLDVPWEEREMVLASQSVEFARPLTLEDGTIRVACGVTEVGETSFRMRSRVFAGDDGDPAATADGTIVAVAGGEPREIPESWRERFIEFEPGL
- a CDS encoding DUF5830 family protein; protein product: MAREDDPVELGVQLLARLEDAELSLPDVIDRIETVSTHPETTRAILETAERRGHIRRDGETVTPVSGRFLSFDSEVISRKGDFECRRCGASISTGYFMQLEAGEHGPFGSSCIRKVTGRE